The window CAGCCCGTGGGTGTCGCGCAGGTGGGCGACGGCCGCGCGGACGGCGTCGTCGTTGTCGGCGGCCACGGCGGGGGTCCGCGCTCCGGCGGGGGCGTTGTGCACGTATACGGACGGGACGCCGGCGGCGGAGGCCTCGGCGGCGACATCGCTCCCGCCGTCGCCGGAGACGATGATCAGGCCGTCGACCTGTGCGGCGAGGAATCGTTCGACCAGGTGCTCCTGGCGGTCGGCCGCGTAGCCCGCGTTGCCGGTCAGGGTGAGCTTGTCGTGCTCCTCCAGCACCCGTTCGACATGGCGGGCGAGGGCGCCGAAGTAGGGGTTGGAGGCGTCGGCGAGAACGAGGCCGACCACCCCGCTGGTGCGCGAGCGCAGGGCCCGGGCGATGCGGTTGGGCCGGTAGCCGAGTTCGGCCGCGGCCTTGAGGACCCTCTCGCGGGTGGCCGGGGCCACCGGCCGGGGGCCGTTGTTCATCACGTAGCTGACCACCGCCGTCGAGGTTCCGGACCTGCGGGCGACGTCCGCCAGTGTGACTGCCATGCGTGTGCTCCCTGGGTGTCGGCCCGGGCGCCGTCCTCGTGTGCCCCGGGATCGCTTGCATTCTCTCATCTAAACGATTAGACATGTCGTATGAGCATGTTTCCCTCCCCCCCGCGTACTGGTCATCGGGTCGGTGAACATCGACCGCGTCCTGCGCTGCCCCGTCCTCCCCGCCCCGGGGGAGACGGTGCTCGCCACCGCCGCGACCACCGGATTCGGCGGCAAGGGCGCCAACCAGGCGGTCGCCGCGGCGACCATCGGTGCCGTCACCCACCTCGTCGCCAGGATCGGCGGTGACGCCGAGGGCCTGCGGGCCCTGGCCGATCTGCGCAATAACCGGGTGATGACCGACACCGCCATCACCGACCTGTCCGCCCCCACCGGCCAGGCCGTCGTCCTCGTCGACACGGACGGTGAGAACAGCATCGTCGTGGCGCCGGGAGCCAACGCCCTGCTGTCCGCCGACGACGTCACCGACGCCCTCACCGTCCTGCGCCCCCGCGCCGGCGACCTGATCCTCACCAGCGGCGAGGTCCCCCAGCCCGCCGTCACCGCCGCCGCGTCCTTCCTGACGGCCGGAGCCCGGTGGATCCACAACATCGCACCCGCCACCACCCTGCCGCCCCACCCGGACGGCGCCCACCCCCTGCTGGTCGCCAACGCCGTCGAAGCCCGCCAGATCACCGGACTGCGCCGGCTCACCGAAGCCGCCGCGGCCCTCGCCGCCCGGGGCAGCGCCGCCGTCGTCACCCTCGGCGCGGACGGCGCCCTGATCGCCGACGACCAGGGCGTCACCTGCCTCCCCGCACCCGCGGTCACCGCCGTGGACACCACCGGCGCCGGCGACGTGTTCTGCGGAACCCTCGCCGCCGAGATCGTCCGCGGCAGGCCCCTGCCGCAGGCCGTGGCCACCGCCGTCGCCGCCGGCGCGTTCGCCGTCACCGGCCGCGGCGCCCGCGGCGCCCTGCCCCGGCCCAGCGACCTCAAGCGCCTCACTCGCCACTGAGTCCCCACCCCCCCTGCCCTCCGAGAGGCCCGCCCGTCATGACCCCGCTGCCCCTGATCATCGACACCGACACCGGCTCCGACGACGCCGTCGCCCTCCTGCTGGCCGCCGCCAGCGGCCTCGGCGACATCCGCGCCGTCACCACCGTCGCCGGCAACGTTCCGGTCGCCACCGCCACCCGCAACGCCCTCATCTCCCTCGAAGTCGCCGGCGCCACCCACGTCCCCGTGCACCCCGGCTGCGAGCGCCCGATGACGCGTGACCTGTCCAGCGCCCAGCACGTCCACGGCGAGGACGGCATGGGCGACACCGGCCTGCCCGACCCCGTGCGCGGCCCCGAACCCGGCCACGCCGTCGACGCGCTCCTCGACTGGCCCCGCCGCCACCCCGGCGAGCTCACCCTGGTGACCCTCGCCCCGCTCACCAACATCGCCGCCGCCCTCCTGCGCGACCGCGACCTCTTCACCCGCTACCGCCACGTCTACTGCATGGCCGGTGCCGCCGACACCCGCGGCAACATCTCCGCCACCGCCGAGTTCAACGTCTGGGCCGACCCCGAGGCCGCCCGCATCGTCCTGCAGGCCGCCACCCCCGACAAGGTCACCTGGATCGGCTGGGACGTCTCCCGCCAGGACGCCGTCATGACCCCCGCGGACCAGCGGCACCTCGAGCAGCTCGGCACCCCCATGGCCCACTTCGCCCACACCATCAACCGCACCGTCTCCGACTGGGTCCGCGACGTCACCGGCCTGGCCGGCTACGACCTGCCCGACCCCGTAGCGATGGCCGTCGCCCTCGACCCCGCCCTGATCACCGAACAGGAACAGGCCCACGTCGACATCGCCATCGGCGACGAAGCACGCGGCCAGATGCTCATCGACCGGCGCGTCAACGCCCCCGCCTCCAACGTCACCCTGGTCCGCCGCGCCAGCGAGACCGGCTTCAAGAAGCTCCTGTTCGACACCTGCGCCACCACCCCGAAGCCCGCCTGAACCATCCCCCACCCCAGCCGTCCGCCCCGGGCCACCTCCCGCTTCCGCCCGGGGCGGACACCCCCGACCCGCAAGGACACCCCGTGACCGCCCCCGCCGCCCGCCCGCCCCGCTACGAACTCCACTGCCACCTCGACGGCTCCGTCCGCCCGGCCACCATCGCCGACCTCGCCCGCCGGCAGGGACTCACCCTCACGGCCCCCGTCGAACACCTGACCGTCGCACCCCCCGACTGCGGCAGCCTCACCCGCTACCTCACCTACATCGACCTGCCCCTCCAGGTCCTCCAGCACCCCGACGCCCTCACCCGCGCCGCCCGCGAACTCGTCGAGGACTGGCACCGCGACGGCGTCGTCCACGGCGAGGTCCGGTTCGCCCCGCAACTGCACACCCGCCACGGCATGACCACCGACGACGCCGTACGCGCCGTCGCCACCGGCCTCGCCCAAGGCCGGGCCGCCACCGCGGTGCGCACTGCCCTACTGCTGTGCTGCCTGCGCCACCAGAACCCCGACGAGAGCCTCGCCGTCGCCGAAACCGCCCTGCGCCACCGGGACCTCGTCGCAGGACTCGACCTCGCCGGCGACGAACGCCTCCACCCCGGCAGCCCCCACCGCCCTGCCTTCGACCTCGCCCACAGCGCCGACCTGCCCTGCACCGTCCACGCCGGCGAAGCCGCCGGACCCGACAGCATGTGGGAGGCCATCGACGTCCTCGGCGCCCGCCGCATCGGCCACGGCGTCCGCTGCACCACCGACCCCGCGCTCCTGCACCGGCTGCGACAGGACCGCATCGCCCTGGAGATGTGCCCCACCAGCAACGTCCAGACCGCCGCCGTCCCCACCCTCACCGACCACCCCGCCACGCGCCTGCTCACCGCCGGCCTGCCCGTCACCATCAGCACCGACACCCGCACCACCTCCGACACCACCCTCGAACACGAATTCACCCGACTCCGCCACAGCGCAGGGTGGACCGACGACATGGAGGTACAGGCCCAGCGCAACGCCGCCGACGCCGCCTTCCACACGCAGTCCTGAACCGCACCGTCCAGGCACACCGGCGGACCCGCGCGCCCCACCGCGCACCCGGCACAAGGACACTCCCATGACATGGCTGCTCTGGCCGCTCGCCATCAGCGCCGTCGGCGCGATCACCACCCGCCTGATCGGACACAGGATCACCGCGATCCTGCCCGAACGGCTCGCCCCCGCCGCCCGACGACTGCTCCTGGCCGCAGCCGTCGGCCCCCGACTCCTCCGGGACCGACGCGTACCCCGCGACGCCCGCGCGGCGATCGCCCTCGCCCTCGCCTACTCCCTGTCCCCGATCCAGCTCGTCCCCGCGTTCATCCCGGTCCTGGGCCAGGCCGACGACCTCCTCGTCCTGGCCCTGTGCACCCGTTACGCCGTCAAACGCATCCCACCCCACGTCCTGAACGAACACCTCGCCGCCCACCACGCCGGCAGCCGCCACGAGGACGATGCCCCGGCCCCGTCTGACAGGCCACGCCCTCGAAGCACGAGACGCACGAGACGCACAGCTCCCCGCTGAGCTCACGCTCCGAACCCGCTCCGAACCCGCTCCGGAGACGGCGTCGGAGCCCTCGATCGGGGCCGGCCTGGCTGACGCGCACGCTGACGCCGCCGACCGGGCGAGTGCCCGTCTCCGCCGGAGGCGGAGGTCCGGCAGGCCGCGACGGCGCCGGACCCTGGGTGGCTGGTGCCGCGGCAGGCAGCGTTTCGCCCTGGTGTGACATGACGCGTCGCCCGAGTGCGACCCGGGCCGGCCGGGAGAGCCGGCCGTTCGGCCCCGGTCCCAGCGCGCATCGACATCCGGCAGTCCACTCGCGACCGTGGGCGCCTCGCCGCTCCGGCCCCGCAGCTCGGACAAGCACCGCCGGGATCGCGCCCCGGCCGCGCCGGGGTCCGTTCGGCGTACCGGCGGTTCGGTTCGCGAAGTCCCCTTCGGCCAGCTGTGGCTGAAGGGGACTTCGACGGGTCGACCCGTGGCGGCGGGTCGACCTGGCACGCGGTACGCCGCACTACTCGGGCGGCTGCGCCTCCACGGCGGCGGGCGACACAGGTCGTCTCCGAGAGCCGCCCGGTGTCGGCCCGCCCGCCGCTCGCCGACTCGATCGGTCGGTGGGTGGCACCCGCGTGCGGTGTGCGTGCGGATCAGCCCGGGTCGGTACCGCAGACGTAGTACGCCTTGCCCAGCCCGGTGACGGTGCCGGTCAGCATCCCCAGGGCGGCGCCCGCCGCCGCTCCCTCGGGGCCGGCGGCGGCGCCGAGCTGGCCGCCTCGCAGGGCACCCAGCAGGGCGGCCTTGGCTGCGCCTTCCACCATGCTCTTGCCCAGCTCCTTGGCCATGCACTTGTTCCACTCGTCCGAGTTCTTCGGGTGCTCGCGGTCGGGAATCGGCCAGAACGCGGGGTTCACGGTCGACTTCGCGGAGGTGGTCGTGAGCGCGGCGGTCGTGGCACCGCCGGTCGCGAGGCCGCCGGTCTTGGCAGCCGGAGCGGTGGTGGTGGTGTTGTAGCTGACGGACGGCATGGTCATGGAGCCGTCGATGGTGTCGCCGGGAGCGTTCTCGATGGTCTGCGTGATGACGTTGCCGGAGACCGTCAGACTGACCGGGTGAGTGGTCCCTTTGGTGTCCACGACGGCACTCGGCTTGATCGTGCCGATCCTGGCCCCGGTGGCGGTGTCGACGAGCTTCACCGTGTTCGGGCCGTCCTGCGACGCCGTGGTGCCGTCGGGGAGGTCCGGGGTGAAGGACGCCTTGGCGGCCATGGTCAGCGTCGGCGCGTCAGCGCTCGTCACGCTCGTGGTGCCCGGCTGGTCCGGGCTGGTGTGGGCGACGTACATCGTGGAGCCGGCCGTGGAGTTGATGACCGGGACGGTCACGGTCGCGTCGGTCGTCCACGGCTGGTTGTCGGTGTCGAAGGTCCACGTTCCCGTGACCTTCTTGCCCACGGCCGCGAAGTCGACCCATCCGTAGTTCTTGGCGGGGACGGTCACCGCGATGCCGTTGATGGTCGACTGGTCGGACTCGTAGGTCGTGGTCGTCTGGAGCTGGGTGGAGACCATGGCCTGGACCGGGACGGACACGCCGACCGAGGAGGACAGACCCACACCGAACGACTGCGACCAGCCCGAGTGGTAGATGGTGGTG of the Kitasatospora sp. NBC_01246 genome contains:
- a CDS encoding LacI family DNA-binding transcriptional regulator translates to MAVTLADVARRSGTSTAVVSYVMNNGPRPVAPATRERVLKAAAELGYRPNRIARALRSRTSGVVGLVLADASNPYFGALARHVERVLEEHDKLTLTGNAGYAADRQEHLVERFLAAQVDGLIIVSGDGGSDVAAEASAAGVPSVYVHNAPAGARTPAVAADNDDAVRAAVAHLRDTHGLREIAFLAGPRDAGPVGLRQEAWRRSMADLDGEPLLLRCDYARAAAADLIAGLAAEGSLPRALVAATDEQAIGVLAAAFTAGVRVPEDLAVISLDGAPESAYTAPSLTVTSQPLKAMAERAVALLLGNAAHPHTPGADLVVRGSCGCPAGR
- a CDS encoding ribokinase translates to MGSVNIDRVLRCPVLPAPGETVLATAATTGFGGKGANQAVAAATIGAVTHLVARIGGDAEGLRALADLRNNRVMTDTAITDLSAPTGQAVVLVDTDGENSIVVAPGANALLSADDVTDALTVLRPRAGDLILTSGEVPQPAVTAAASFLTAGARWIHNIAPATTLPPHPDGAHPLLVANAVEARQITGLRRLTEAAAALAARGSAAVVTLGADGALIADDQGVTCLPAPAVTAVDTTGAGDVFCGTLAAEIVRGRPLPQAVATAVAAGAFAVTGRGARGALPRPSDLKRLTRH
- a CDS encoding nucleoside hydrolase, whose translation is MTPLPLIIDTDTGSDDAVALLLAAASGLGDIRAVTTVAGNVPVATATRNALISLEVAGATHVPVHPGCERPMTRDLSSAQHVHGEDGMGDTGLPDPVRGPEPGHAVDALLDWPRRHPGELTLVTLAPLTNIAAALLRDRDLFTRYRHVYCMAGAADTRGNISATAEFNVWADPEAARIVLQAATPDKVTWIGWDVSRQDAVMTPADQRHLEQLGTPMAHFAHTINRTVSDWVRDVTGLAGYDLPDPVAMAVALDPALITEQEQAHVDIAIGDEARGQMLIDRRVNAPASNVTLVRRASETGFKKLLFDTCATTPKPA
- the add gene encoding adenosine deaminase; the encoded protein is MTAPAARPPRYELHCHLDGSVRPATIADLARRQGLTLTAPVEHLTVAPPDCGSLTRYLTYIDLPLQVLQHPDALTRAARELVEDWHRDGVVHGEVRFAPQLHTRHGMTTDDAVRAVATGLAQGRAATAVRTALLLCCLRHQNPDESLAVAETALRHRDLVAGLDLAGDERLHPGSPHRPAFDLAHSADLPCTVHAGEAAGPDSMWEAIDVLGARRIGHGVRCTTDPALLHRLRQDRIALEMCPTSNVQTAAVPTLTDHPATRLLTAGLPVTISTDTRTTSDTTLEHEFTRLRHSAGWTDDMEVQAQRNAADAAFHTQS
- a CDS encoding YkvA family protein, with translation MTWLLWPLAISAVGAITTRLIGHRITAILPERLAPAARRLLLAAAVGPRLLRDRRVPRDARAAIALALAYSLSPIQLVPAFIPVLGQADDLLVLALCTRYAVKRIPPHVLNEHLAAHHAGSRHEDDAPAPSDRPRPRSTRRTRRTAPR
- a CDS encoding RICIN domain-containing protein encodes the protein MKLSFRRVGRLLSVPFTVTALLGPALALAATPAAATATATDAYTFTNGDGTLNATGNNDGNQISVTPDGTNYQNFRLIKLGTPGQFNIASTSSGKCVYATQPATQKSCGQDGEQWHFRPVDGKPTSFGIVRRDDASGAEWCMDNRGGLHLWGILAQPNVCNGSAAQEWKVPAAKAAEARSLALDYYADLCARKTATCSWTEKSEGQPEVLPRQPASSVWYNDTADKVTQVFTTIYHSGWSQSFGVGLSSSVGVSVPVQAMVSTQLQTTTTYESDQSTINGIAVTVPAKNYGWVDFAAVGKKVTGTWTFDTDNQPWTTDATVTVPVINSTAGSTMYVAHTSPDQPGTTSVTSADAPTLTMAAKASFTPDLPDGTTASQDGPNTVKLVDTATGARIGTIKPSAVVDTKGTTHPVSLTVSGNVITQTIENAPGDTIDGSMTMPSVSYNTTTTAPAAKTGGLATGGATTAALTTTSAKSTVNPAFWPIPDREHPKNSDEWNKCMAKELGKSMVEGAAKAALLGALRGGQLGAAAGPEGAAAGAALGMLTGTVTGLGKAYYVCGTDPG